In a single window of the Helicobacter felis ATCC 49179 genome:
- a CDS encoding glycosyltransferase family 4 protein, translated as MSVISGELTGLGVYALTFARTLEEHFKNTDVNLTFYANGCFYTDLNAWLNTSLVPQTPTAPNHHRPLLDFAKAVLGMKLYLSLKYNLLHFIEKQKSKKHDQKKFDLYIEPSYLGTTLNAQKTLGCIHDLPLCDEQAWFVNQELKMCWKHLVLPKMATYTEVICFSQCVKKEILKTFGFSQEAVHPIYHGLREYRDTHLEAMPSNLGEFILVVGAKAKRRNVRGLIDAFKLLPQELQNRFKIVLTGAPNNLDTEDEQYFKQDFIINLGYVSDALLQTLYAHAHLLWWGSFAEGFGLPMVEAMRASCVVLASDVSCMSEILGDASFYCNPYNVTDIAKSLKSALTDEALRQKCIQKGLERSKFFDFKKSMQKHLEIVERMLGE; from the coding sequence GTGTCTGTCATTAGTGGAGAATTAACAGGGTTGGGGGTGTATGCTCTCACCTTTGCTCGCACGCTAGAGGAGCACTTTAAAAATACGGATGTCAACCTTACATTTTATGCCAATGGATGTTTTTACACCGATTTAAATGCATGGCTAAACACCTCCCTAGTGCCACAAACCCCTACAGCCCCAAATCATCACCGGCCTTTGCTAGATTTTGCCAAAGCTGTCTTGGGCATGAAGCTTTATTTATCTTTAAAATATAATCTCTTGCACTTTATAGAAAAACAAAAGTCTAAAAAACATGATCAGAAAAAATTTGATTTATACATCGAACCCTCCTATTTGGGGACTACACTCAATGCTCAAAAAACCTTGGGTTGCATCCACGATTTGCCTCTATGCGATGAACAAGCGTGGTTTGTCAATCAAGAATTGAAGATGTGTTGGAAACACCTTGTCTTGCCCAAGATGGCGACTTATACAGAGGTGATCTGCTTTAGCCAATGCGTTAAAAAAGAGATTTTAAAGACATTTGGCTTTTCTCAAGAGGCGGTGCATCCCATATATCACGGGCTAAGAGAATATAGAGACACCCACTTAGAGGCCATGCCTTCCAATTTAGGGGAATTTATTTTAGTGGTGGGGGCCAAGGCGAAACGGCGCAATGTACGCGGGCTCATCGATGCTTTCAAGCTCTTACCCCAAGAGTTGCAGAATCGCTTTAAAATTGTGCTCACGGGTGCGCCCAATAATTTGGACACAGAGGATGAGCAGTATTTTAAACAAGACTTCATTATCAATCTAGGCTATGTATCCGATGCTTTGCTGCAAACCTTATACGCACATGCACATCTGCTGTGGTGGGGTAGCTTTGCTGAGGGCTTTGGCTTGCCTATGGTAGAAGCGATGCGCGCTTCCTGTGTGGTGCTGGCAAGCGATGTATCTTGCATGTCCGAAATTTTAGGCGATGCGAGCTTTTATTGCAACCCCTATAATGTTACAGACATCGCTAAATCCCTAAAAAGTGCCCTGACTGATGAAGCTTTGCGCCAAAAGTGCATCCAAAAAGGCTTGGAGCGCTCCAAGTTCTTTGACTTTAAAAAAAGCATGCAAAAGCATTTGGAGATTGTGGAACGGATGTTAGGGGAATAA
- a CDS encoding dehypoxanthine futalosine cyclase, with the protein MQRLDRKILLEWMAHKPLKELGRMALAKKQQLHPENTTTFIVDRNINYTNICFVDCKFCAFKRTLKDKDAYLLSFEEIDTKIEELIAIGGTQILFQGGVHPQLKIDYYENLVSHIAQKFPTITIHGFSAVEIDYIAKISRLSLVEVLERLKAAGLSSIPGAGAEILSDRVRHVIAPKKLSADRWIEVHRQAHKCGIKSTATMMFGSVDTNEDVIEHLERVRNLQDETGGFRAFILWSFQPNFTPLQQERPDIKKASSNRYLRLLACSRLFLDNIANIQSSWVTQGAMIGQLALLFGANDLGSVMMEENVVKAAGTSFCMDKEEMVALVADLGGKAAKRNTAYEILERY; encoded by the coding sequence ATGCAAAGACTGGACAGAAAAATACTTTTAGAATGGATGGCGCACAAACCCCTTAAAGAATTGGGGCGGATGGCTTTAGCTAAAAAACAGCAATTGCATCCAGAAAACACCACGACCTTTATTGTGGATCGCAACATCAATTACACCAATATTTGTTTTGTGGATTGCAAGTTTTGCGCTTTCAAACGCACCCTTAAAGACAAAGATGCCTACCTGCTCAGTTTTGAAGAAATTGATACCAAGATTGAGGAATTGATCGCTATTGGAGGCACACAGATTTTATTTCAGGGTGGAGTGCACCCTCAGCTTAAAATTGACTACTATGAAAACTTAGTTTCTCACATCGCTCAAAAATTCCCCACTATCACTATTCATGGCTTCTCAGCTGTGGAAATTGATTACATCGCTAAAATCTCACGACTCTCTTTAGTTGAGGTCTTGGAGCGTTTGAAGGCCGCAGGTCTTAGCTCCATTCCGGGGGCAGGGGCAGAAATTTTAAGCGACCGGGTGCGCCATGTCATTGCGCCCAAAAAACTCAGTGCTGATCGCTGGATTGAAGTGCACAGGCAAGCGCACAAATGCGGAATCAAAAGCACGGCCACCATGATGTTTGGGAGTGTAGACACCAATGAGGATGTGATCGAGCACTTGGAGCGTGTGCGCAACCTGCAAGATGAAACGGGAGGATTCCGCGCCTTTATTCTTTGGAGCTTTCAACCCAATTTCACCCCCCTACAACAAGAAAGACCCGATATTAAAAAGGCGAGTAGCAATCGTTATTTGCGTTTGTTAGCCTGTAGTCGGCTCTTTTTGGATAATATAGCCAATATCCAAAGTTCATGGGTAACGCAAGGGGCGATGATCGGGCAGTTGGCCCTGCTTTTTGGAGCGAACGATTTGGGTAGTGTGATGATGGAGGAGAATGTGGTCAAGGCGGCAGGCACGAGTTTTTGCATGGACAAGGAAGAAATGGTCGCCCTTGTGGCGGATTTGGGAGGTAAAGCAGCCAAACGCAATACGGCCTATGAAATTTTAGAGAGATATTAA
- a CDS encoding lipid A deacylase LpxR family protein yields the protein MFRICLLLLFCVGLSARSLLETPTSLTPHQKQYIDLLSENDAYVYPVDRYYTAGNRVGYASKEYNFWGAAHRHSWMAWSRYLSLLYKSPKMTRFSISVTQSIYTPSLKNRLITGVVPHDHLYAGWLRADFGIFQRSQHVLEKLNFSFGTVGPHAFAKEIQDWIHNMRGDKKFYGWAHQLRNEFIFEFTYQYLYKLPLLTTRFFSIDMLPGATITLGNAITQFRLGSMLRMGYNLDADFGPNKINSNFSGGFPYSDRLSIYGFVGASGTYAPLDIFVQGNSLDTRNVTFLPPALFAVEGGVALLYKGFRLAFVATNLSKTFRDQPLSHNIGTAEVSLAF from the coding sequence ATGTTTAGAATTTGTTTACTTCTACTGTTTTGTGTGGGGCTCTCTGCGCGCTCTTTGCTAGAAACTCCCACTTCCCTAACTCCTCATCAAAAACAATACATCGATCTTCTCAGCGAAAATGATGCCTATGTGTATCCGGTGGATCGCTATTACACAGCGGGGAATCGTGTGGGCTATGCAAGTAAGGAATATAATTTTTGGGGCGCAGCGCACCGCCACTCTTGGATGGCGTGGAGTCGTTATTTGAGCCTGCTTTATAAATCTCCTAAAATGACTCGTTTTAGCATTTCTGTTACACAGAGCATTTACACCCCAAGTTTAAAAAATCGCCTCATCACCGGAGTAGTCCCCCATGATCATCTCTATGCCGGCTGGCTTCGAGCAGATTTTGGGATATTCCAACGCAGTCAACATGTCCTAGAAAAATTAAATTTTTCTTTTGGCACAGTGGGACCCCATGCCTTTGCTAAAGAGATACAGGATTGGATTCATAACATGCGCGGGGATAAGAAGTTTTATGGTTGGGCGCACCAGTTGCGCAATGAATTTATTTTTGAATTCACTTACCAATACCTCTACAAACTCCCTTTGCTCACTACCCGCTTTTTTTCTATAGACATGCTCCCGGGAGCTACGATCACTCTAGGCAATGCGATCACGCAGTTTAGACTAGGTTCGATGCTGCGCATGGGTTATAATTTAGACGCAGACTTTGGGCCCAATAAGATCAATTCCAATTTTAGCGGGGGTTTTCCCTATAGCGATAGGCTTTCCATTTATGGCTTTGTGGGGGCGAGTGGAACTTACGCGCCCTTAGATATTTTCGTGCAGGGTAATAGCCTGGACACTAGAAATGTAACCTTTCTCCCCCCCGCTCTCTTTGCAGTTGAGGGAGGTGTCGCGTTGCTTTATAAGGGTTTTAGGCTCGCGTTTGTAGCAACAAATCTTAGTAAGACTTTTCGCGATCAGCCTCTAAGCCACAACATTGGCACAGCGGAAGTTAGTTTGGCGTTTTGA
- the gatB gene encoding Asp-tRNA(Asn)/Glu-tRNA(Gln) amidotransferase subunit GatB, whose amino-acid sequence MFETIIGLEVHTQLNTQTKIFCSCPTSFKDTPNSNTCPVCLGLPGALPVLNEAALKKAIAFGMAINATINQDSIFARKNYFYPDLPKAYQISQFEIPIVGAGYLDIETETGLKRIGIERAHLEEDAGKNIHEGEFSKVDLNRAGTPLLEIVSRPDLRSAQEAISYLKKLHALVRFLGISDANMQEGNFRCDANVSIRPKGEDKLYTRVEIKNLNSFRFIQKAIDYEVERQIEAFERGTYAREVVQETRLFDTTKGVTQSMRDKEGSADYRYFPDPDLRRVHIPQALLEQQIPELPDAKKARYIELGVKAEDASMLVSDVAIARYFEEMIDMGASVKASVSWLCVELLGRLEGQELEHCKVSAQTLGTLVQRIDSKKISGKAGKEILDALLAQDSSQPSDVDALIEKLGLAQVQDEGALLHAIEALLSAHPDKVAEYKAGKTKLLGFFVGQILKNMKGADPSALNALLKEKLEG is encoded by the coding sequence ATGTTTGAAACCATTATCGGGTTAGAGGTACATACCCAGCTCAACACCCAAACCAAAATTTTTTGTAGTTGTCCGACTAGCTTTAAAGACACTCCTAATAGCAACACCTGCCCGGTGTGCTTAGGCTTGCCCGGAGCCCTGCCCGTGCTCAATGAAGCCGCACTAAAAAAGGCGATCGCCTTTGGGATGGCAATTAATGCCACGATCAACCAAGACTCCATCTTTGCGCGCAAGAATTATTTTTACCCCGACCTGCCTAAGGCTTACCAAATCTCACAATTTGAAATCCCCATTGTAGGCGCGGGCTATTTAGACATTGAGACAGAAACAGGGCTAAAACGCATCGGCATCGAGCGCGCGCACTTGGAGGAAGACGCGGGGAAAAATATCCATGAGGGGGAATTTTCTAAGGTGGATTTGAACCGCGCGGGCACGCCTCTACTAGAGATTGTGAGTCGCCCGGATTTGCGTAGCGCGCAGGAAGCTATCAGTTATCTTAAAAAATTACACGCACTTGTGCGCTTTTTGGGCATTTCGGATGCCAACATGCAGGAGGGCAATTTTCGCTGTGATGCCAATGTGTCTATTCGCCCCAAGGGTGAGGACAAACTCTACACCCGCGTAGAGATTAAAAACCTCAATAGCTTTAGATTCATCCAAAAAGCCATTGATTATGAGGTGGAACGCCAGATCGAAGCCTTTGAGCGGGGCACTTATGCGCGCGAAGTGGTGCAAGAAACTAGGCTTTTTGACACCACCAAAGGAGTCACCCAATCTATGCGCGATAAGGAGGGTTCGGCGGATTATCGCTACTTCCCCGATCCGGATCTTAGGCGCGTGCACATCCCCCAAGCCCTCTTAGAGCAACAAATCCCCGAGTTGCCCGATGCCAAAAAAGCGCGCTACATAGAGCTAGGAGTCAAGGCTGAAGACGCGAGCATGCTAGTGAGCGATGTTGCCATTGCGCGCTATTTTGAAGAGATGATTGACATGGGAGCGAGTGTAAAGGCTAGTGTGTCTTGGCTGTGTGTAGAATTGCTAGGACGCTTAGAGGGGCAGGAGTTAGAGCATTGCAAAGTGAGCGCGCAAACTTTGGGCACTCTAGTGCAACGCATTGATAGCAAAAAAATCTCAGGCAAGGCGGGCAAGGAGATTTTAGACGCACTTCTAGCCCAAGACTCCAGCCAGCCTAGCGATGTAGATGCCCTCATTGAAAAGCTAGGACTAGCTCAAGTGCAAGATGAGGGGGCTTTACTGCACGCCATTGAGGCGCTTCTCTCTGCACACCCAGACAAGGTAGCAGAATACAAAGCCGGCAAAACCAAACTTTTAGGCTTTTTTGTAGGACAGATTTTAAAGAATATGAAAGGGGCGGATCCTAGCGCGCTCAACGCGCTTTTAAAAGAGAAGTTAGAGGGGTAG
- a CDS encoding lecithin retinol acyltransferase family protein has translation MWPWLLGGFLGYFGYKGWKRTQGIVKEPEIGSVLCCDLFGNIAEHSGIYVGNNRIVELLSTGEVVQSSPKGFVDGLPFATEIYVFAKHQKTGETNAKGEEYVLSVGLKEVAKKAQEYVGKKFKYAKVPNSEEYNCHKFVCHCLLGEKDDSSYTLTDIKKAIRRCYKLSDEEAGFYEWDVKLS, from the coding sequence ATGTGGCCATGGTTACTGGGTGGTTTTTTAGGATATTTTGGATATAAGGGCTGGAAGCGCACACAGGGCATTGTCAAAGAACCTGAAATTGGTAGCGTGCTTTGTTGTGATTTATTTGGAAATATTGCCGAGCACTCGGGCATTTATGTAGGCAACAATCGAATTGTCGAATTGCTCAGCACGGGCGAAGTGGTTCAATCTAGCCCAAAAGGTTTTGTGGATGGATTGCCCTTTGCTACAGAGATTTATGTTTTTGCCAAACACCAAAAAACAGGAGAAACAAATGCAAAAGGTGAGGAATATGTGCTATCAGTGGGTTTAAAAGAAGTTGCCAAAAAAGCCCAAGAATATGTGGGCAAGAAATTTAAGTATGCCAAGGTTCCGAACTCTGAAGAGTATAATTGCCACAAATTTGTGTGCCATTGCCTATTAGGCGAAAAAGATGATAGTAGTTACACTTTGACAGATATCAAAAAGGCGATCCGCAGGTGCTATAAACTCTCAGATGAAGAAGCGGGTTTTTACGAGTGGGATGTTAAGCTATCCTAA
- a CDS encoding methyl-accepting chemotaxis protein — MILILKVGVVAMSFKTKVALVFAILLSASFAVTVGILNYRLYSRMTRTAKIQLEKTVDLLSYSLKGWDDAIRGALQNTSKQLDKMDLNDIRTVQKVLDYVQYGMDSTDLHFAFEDGRIYKTVGHIPKGYDPRQRAWYKQAKNAQGLIITEPYIDLFTSRLVVSYAVPIIQNGVFKGVLGSDIPLTYVEDSAKDHSTNDVRIYFLDQKGFILGSGPLEQGKRFLEVYPEKASIFKEIQSHHDGLIESDVDGKPKYYVYTTVPGFSWKVLAVSDKNFVLKDLSIIQQTIIAISIIATVISIILLFILLNILFKPLKRLTKLIQALASKDGDLTIRLAVHGKDEIAVISKSFNTFLDKTHGVISTIKHNSTQNTQIAHDLHDRSSEVSNNATEEQQRIKVVVHNGEDVIAHILTGADNAASNSDNLMDTTHTLEKVRTTIEEFSRGLGKNAQLGVDCSNKLERASKDTEEIKKVLTIIADIADQTNLLALNAAIEAARAGEHGRGFAVVADEVRKLAEKTQSSLGEVHGVINGVVQSVNDISKDLHSNAQEIVKVSEAAHSLQGVVDENVRGIQTIINTTIKDVQAFKEVAKLAQNIMEQIHAIENLATSNQESVKAVAQASTSLNQTADVFAHELGKFKT; from the coding sequence ATGATCTTGATCTTAAAAGTTGGGGTGGTTGCTATGAGTTTCAAGACAAAAGTTGCGCTTGTTTTTGCTATTTTGCTATCTGCGAGTTTTGCGGTTACTGTTGGCATTTTGAATTACAGGCTCTATTCCCGTATGACGAGGACTGCCAAAATCCAATTAGAGAAAACCGTCGATCTGTTGTCCTATTCTCTCAAGGGTTGGGATGATGCCATCCGTGGTGCGCTTCAAAACACTTCTAAACAGCTCGACAAAATGGATTTAAATGATATCCGCACCGTGCAGAAAGTCTTAGATTATGTGCAGTATGGTATGGACAGCACGGATTTACACTTTGCTTTTGAAGATGGGCGGATTTATAAAACTGTGGGACACATTCCCAAAGGCTACGATCCACGCCAGAGGGCATGGTACAAGCAAGCTAAAAATGCTCAAGGTCTCATCATCACAGAGCCCTATATAGACCTCTTTACCAGTCGCCTTGTTGTTTCCTATGCTGTTCCTATTATCCAAAATGGCGTTTTTAAAGGCGTGTTGGGATCGGATATCCCTCTAACCTATGTCGAAGATAGTGCTAAGGATCATTCAACAAATGATGTGCGCATCTACTTTTTAGATCAAAAGGGTTTTATTTTAGGTTCTGGACCCTTAGAACAGGGCAAAAGGTTTTTGGAAGTCTACCCCGAAAAAGCAAGTATTTTTAAGGAAATTCAATCACACCATGATGGTTTGATTGAGAGTGATGTGGATGGCAAACCTAAGTATTATGTTTACACCACTGTTCCGGGCTTTTCTTGGAAGGTTCTTGCGGTGAGCGATAAAAATTTTGTGCTCAAAGATTTAAGCATTATCCAACAAACTATTATTGCCATTTCTATCATCGCTACGGTTATTTCTATTATTTTGCTATTTATCCTGCTCAACATTCTCTTTAAACCCCTGAAAAGACTGACTAAACTCATCCAAGCCTTAGCTTCCAAAGATGGCGATTTGACCATACGCCTAGCCGTGCATGGCAAAGATGAAATTGCCGTGATTTCCAAGAGTTTCAACACTTTTTTGGACAAAACTCATGGCGTTATTTCCACCATCAAGCACAATAGCACGCAAAACACTCAAATCGCCCATGACCTGCACGATAGGTCTAGTGAGGTTTCCAATAACGCTACTGAAGAACAACAGCGTATCAAGGTAGTGGTGCACAATGGTGAGGATGTGATTGCCCATATTCTCACAGGTGCAGATAACGCCGCAAGCAATAGCGATAACTTAATGGACACCACACACACCCTAGAGAAAGTGCGCACCACCATTGAGGAATTTAGCCGTGGTTTGGGCAAAAATGCCCAGTTAGGCGTGGATTGTTCCAATAAATTAGAGCGAGCTTCTAAAGACACCGAAGAAATTAAAAAGGTTTTGACCATCATCGCAGACATTGCCGATCAAACAAACTTGCTTGCGCTCAATGCCGCCATTGAAGCGGCCCGAGCAGGCGAACATGGACGCGGGTTTGCAGTGGTAGCTGATGAAGTGAGAAAACTGGCTGAAAAAACCCAATCTAGCTTGGGCGAAGTGCATGGCGTGATTAATGGCGTGGTGCAAAGCGTGAATGACATCAGTAAAGATCTGCACAGCAATGCCCAAGAAATTGTCAAGGTTTCAGAGGCCGCCCACAGTTTGCAAGGTGTCGTTGATGAGAATGTAAGAGGCATTCAAACCATCATCAACACTACTATCAAGGATGTGCAAGCCTTTAAGGAGGTGGCTAAATTAGCCCAAAATATCATGGAACAAATCCATGCCATTGAGAATCTAGCCACTTCTAACCAAGAGAGCGTAAAAGCTGTCGCCCAAGCGAGCACCTCTTTAAACCAAACAGCGGATGTTTTTGCTCACGAATTGGGGAAATTTAAGACTTAA
- the bamA gene encoding outer membrane protein assembly factor BamA: MGQFFCVLDAQESRIKSIEYENLSYMSDMLAGEIVKIKKGESLDLKKIDEAILALYNQGYFEDVYATFKDGKLVFHFKEKPRIAGVEIKGYGTEKEKETLYTQMGIKKGDTYDETKLENAKYILKAALEQQGYYGSVVETRLEPLANGGAYRIVFQVNRGNHIYITKSTYEGREQLKPRVVESLSANKQRDFMGWMWGLNSGKLHLNELEYDSMRIQDVYLRNGFLDVNVSSPFLNTNFATHKAKLYYKIREGIQYRVSGIEIQIDKPVVPIPKLLKAIKIQKGAVFNIENMRADAQILKREVADQGYAFAVVKPDLDKDEKHGKVKVIYRIETGDLVYINDIIISGNQRTSDRVIRREVWLNPKERYSLTKVANSENALRRLGFFSKVKIEERRVNSQLMDILVNVEEGRTGQLQFGLGYGSYGGLMLNGSVSEKNLFGTGQSMSLYANIATGGGGNSYGIRGSGRMFSGNLTLTNPRIFDSRYSTSLSLFADYIISYNYIQQGGGFSATAGRMLTNTFSMNLGYTYSLNKIVGFSSPLYEMFYSSQNTVIKYPNGVVATGNNGQPLHGLWNRDYHTPTTSSFTLSSNFDNTDDYYFPKNGFTFSNYIAMAGLPSPGGLNSWNGLGGNVRNMKVYGKFAAYHHLQKYLLIDLIARFKTQGGYIFRYNTEDYLPLNSVFYLGGVTTIRGFRNASITPRTPEGMWVGGDGLYTGSVELSYGLLKAAKMRVAWFFDWGFLTFKTPSKSGGFWHNALSTDVNFKDYGVIGAGYEHGTWRASTGLQIEWISPMGPLVLIFPIAFFNDWSSKRGLYFNPNFGDLTQRFEFSMGTRF, translated from the coding sequence GTGGGGCAGTTTTTCTGTGTTTTAGATGCCCAAGAGAGTCGCATTAAAAGTATTGAATACGAAAATCTTTCCTATATGTCCGACATGCTTGCTGGCGAGATTGTCAAGATCAAAAAGGGCGAATCTCTTGATTTAAAAAAGATTGATGAAGCGATTTTAGCCCTGTATAATCAAGGGTATTTTGAAGATGTGTACGCAACTTTCAAGGATGGCAAGCTTGTTTTTCACTTTAAAGAAAAGCCCAGAATCGCAGGGGTAGAAATTAAGGGCTATGGCACAGAAAAGGAAAAGGAAACCCTTTACACCCAAATGGGGATCAAAAAGGGAGATACCTATGACGAAACTAAATTAGAAAATGCCAAATACATTCTTAAAGCCGCACTAGAACAACAGGGTTATTACGGTAGCGTGGTGGAGACCCGCCTTGAACCTTTGGCTAATGGAGGAGCTTACCGCATTGTCTTTCAGGTGAATCGGGGCAACCACATTTACATCACTAAATCTACTTATGAGGGGCGCGAACAGCTCAAGCCCCGCGTGGTGGAATCTTTGAGCGCGAACAAACAACGCGATTTTATGGGGTGGATGTGGGGCTTGAACTCCGGGAAATTACACCTGAATGAATTAGAATACGATTCGATGCGCATTCAAGATGTCTACTTGCGCAACGGCTTTTTAGATGTCAATGTGTCCTCTCCCTTTTTGAACACCAACTTTGCTACCCACAAAGCCAAACTTTACTACAAAATTAGAGAGGGGATTCAATACCGCGTTTCAGGCATAGAAATTCAGATTGATAAGCCTGTCGTGCCCATTCCTAAACTTTTAAAAGCTATTAAAATCCAAAAGGGTGCGGTTTTTAACATTGAAAACATGCGCGCTGATGCACAGATTTTAAAAAGAGAAGTTGCCGATCAGGGCTATGCTTTTGCGGTGGTCAAGCCGGATTTAGATAAAGATGAAAAACATGGCAAGGTGAAGGTGATTTATCGCATTGAAACCGGGGACTTGGTTTATATCAATGACATCATTATCTCAGGCAACCAGCGCACCAGCGATCGGGTGATCCGCCGTGAGGTGTGGCTCAACCCAAAAGAGCGCTACAGCCTCACCAAAGTGGCTAACTCAGAGAACGCGCTGCGCCGTTTGGGCTTTTTCTCTAAGGTTAAGATTGAAGAACGGCGCGTCAATAGCCAACTGATGGACATTTTGGTCAATGTAGAAGAAGGGCGCACGGGGCAACTCCAATTTGGCTTAGGTTATGGGAGTTATGGGGGACTCATGCTCAATGGGAGTGTGAGTGAGAAAAACCTCTTTGGGACCGGGCAGAGCATGAGTTTGTATGCTAATATCGCCACAGGGGGTGGGGGAAATAGCTATGGGATTCGAGGGAGTGGGCGGATGTTTTCAGGTAACCTCACCTTGACCAACCCACGCATTTTTGACAGCCGTTACAGCACTTCCTTAAGCCTTTTTGCCGACTACATCATTAGCTACAACTACATCCAGCAAGGGGGGGGGTTTAGCGCCACTGCAGGGCGTATGCTCACCAACACCTTTAGCATGAATCTAGGCTATACCTATAGCCTTAATAAAATCGTGGGCTTTTCTAGCCCGCTTTATGAGATGTTTTATAGTAGCCAAAATACGGTGATTAAATATCCAAATGGGGTGGTTGCTACAGGTAACAATGGCCAGCCTTTACATGGCCTTTGGAATCGCGACTACCACACTCCCACTACCAGCTCTTTTACTTTGAGTAGTAACTTTGACAACACAGATGACTACTACTTCCCCAAAAACGGCTTCACCTTTTCTAACTATATTGCAATGGCCGGTTTGCCTTCACCTGGAGGGCTTAACTCCTGGAATGGTTTGGGGGGGAATGTGCGCAATATGAAAGTTTATGGCAAATTTGCCGCCTACCACCATTTGCAAAAATATCTGCTGATTGACCTGATTGCCCGTTTTAAAACTCAGGGTGGCTATATCTTCCGTTATAACACAGAAGACTATTTGCCCCTAAACTCTGTCTTTTATCTAGGGGGCGTAACCACCATTCGGGGCTTTAGAAATGCCTCTATCACCCCCAGAACACCTGAGGGCATGTGGGTTGGGGGTGATGGGCTGTATACGGGTTCTGTGGAGTTAAGTTATGGCTTGCTCAAAGCGGCTAAAATGCGCGTGGCGTGGTTTTTTGACTGGGGCTTTTTGACCTTTAAAACTCCTAGCAAATCTGGAGGCTTTTGGCATAACGCACTCTCTACAGATGTAAACTTTAAAGATTATGGCGTGATTGGGGCGGGTTATGAACATGGCACTTGGCGCGCCTCTACAGGACTACAAATTGAGTGGATTTCGCCCATGGGTCCTTTGGTCTTGATTTTCCCCATTGCTTTTTTCAACGACTGGAGTAGTAAAAGGGGCTTGTATTTCAATCCTAATTTTGGCGATCTAACCCAACGCTTTGAGTTTTCTATGGGCACGCGTTTTTAA
- a CDS encoding M16 family metallopeptidase, whose product MGAVRLMFIGGGNLMDKNKYGLSKLSAAMLNEGTKELGNVKFAEQLEQLAITLDTDIRLESLHIDLGFLKEYESKAVGYLIDLLRSPNLTPSALEKVQKRMTAAALTKMSNFDYLAQLELNKILFANTPLANPAIGTPKSIQSISLEDVKKRLEDALDIERLIIVMGGDLDTNQVLDQLKPLLETLPSNKPFFSPHFVTAKEPQEKVIYKDTQQAYIYFGSPFHMQDLEKELPLAKVMSFVLGSSGFGSRLMDTIRVKEGLAYSAYMRIQLSRIINCATGYLQTKLENQDKSIALIKKVVKEFVDKGITQEELDGAKKFLLGSEPLANETLGERLTNKFHNFYLGLPLNYDKIMLERIKNLKLEEINAYIKSHPEVADLSFSVLTMDPKLQAKKVAQEEKMAPVEHK is encoded by the coding sequence ATGGGAGCTGTCCGCCTGATGTTTATTGGTGGGGGGAATTTGATGGATAAGAACAAATACGGATTGTCTAAACTCAGTGCGGCGATGCTCAATGAAGGCACTAAAGAATTAGGCAATGTAAAATTTGCCGAACAGTTGGAACAATTAGCCATCACACTAGATACGGACATTCGCCTAGAATCTCTACACATCGATTTAGGTTTTCTTAAAGAGTATGAATCAAAGGCGGTTGGTTATTTGATCGATCTTTTGCGCTCACCCAATCTCACTCCTAGCGCACTTGAAAAGGTGCAAAAGCGCATGACCGCAGCCGCTTTAACTAAAATGAGCAATTTTGACTATTTGGCCCAACTTGAACTTAATAAAATTCTTTTTGCCAACACACCCCTAGCCAATCCAGCCATTGGCACACCAAAAAGCATTCAAAGCATTTCTTTGGAGGATGTAAAAAAACGCCTAGAAGACGCGCTAGATATCGAACGACTGATCATTGTGATGGGGGGAGATTTAGACACTAATCAGGTTCTTGATCAACTCAAACCCCTTTTAGAAACCCTCCCCTCCAATAAACCCTTTTTCTCCCCCCATTTTGTAACTGCCAAAGAACCCCAAGAAAAAGTCATTTATAAGGACACCCAGCAAGCCTATATCTACTTTGGTTCCCCTTTTCATATGCAGGACCTAGAAAAAGAATTACCTTTAGCCAAAGTGATGAGTTTTGTATTGGGTTCTAGTGGCTTTGGATCTCGCCTGATGGACACCATTCGGGTTAAAGAGGGCTTGGCTTACAGCGCATATATGCGTATACAACTCTCACGCATTATCAACTGCGCGACTGGGTATCTACAAACTAAATTAGAAAATCAAGACAAGAGCATCGCCCTAATTAAGAAAGTCGTGAAAGAATTTGTAGACAAAGGCATCACTCAAGAGGAGTTAGACGGAGCTAAGAAGTTTTTGCTAGGATCTGAGCCCCTAGCTAATGAAACTTTGGGGGAAAGACTGACTAACAAATTCCACAACTTCTATTTAGGACTCCCTCTCAACTATGACAAAATCATGCTAGAGCGTATCAAAAATCTCAAATTAGAGGAAATCAACGCCTATATCAAATCCCACCCAGAGGTGGCAGATTTGAGTTTCAGCGTTTTGACTATGGATCCTAAACTTCAAGCCAAAAAAGTAGCACAAGAGGAAAAGATGGCCCCAGTGGAGCACAAATAA